The Euphorbia lathyris chromosome 3, ddEupLath1.1, whole genome shotgun sequence genome contains a region encoding:
- the LOC136224146 gene encoding phospholipase A1-II 1-like, whose amino-acid sequence MASIASNWKALSGIEDNWNGLLDPIDDNLRQYLVQYGERIGAVGDSFNHVKECDGYGLCLFPPEELFIRTGLEVGNPFKYKVIDYIYARSEFGIGDWGPKQSAYMGYVAVATDEGKVVLGRRDILICWRGTALSTEWLEDIKFFLTSSPEVFPNNHAKVHTGFLEIYTNKSANSVYSKTSAREQVLAVVRRLVDKYSALKEDVSITVAGHSSGAALATLNSMDIVFNGYNKSTGSTSVVYPVTAFAYASPRVGDKTFLELFNSLPNLHLLRIINAKDMVPNFPLAINYREVGVKLYINTHHSADIKGHDRLQSHDLNLHLYGIAAYQGEEKEFKLGFDFDVALVNKNGDLLKDFYKVPPIWWNQVINKGLVQMENGFWKINNYVSPPPLLLN is encoded by the exons ATGGCGTCCATAGCATCAAATTGGAAGGCACTTAGCGGCATTGAAGACAACTGGAATGGTCTTTTAGATCCTATCGACGATAACCTCCGGCAATATCTTGTTCAGTACGGTGAAAGAATTGGAGCAGTCGGTGATTCTTTCAATCACGTGAAAGAATGTGATGGATATGGACTATGCCTATTTCCACCGGAGGAACTGTTCATTCGCACAGGACTAGAAGTTGGGAATCCATTCAAATACAAAGTAATTGACTACATTTATGCAAGATCAGAATTCGGTATTGGAGATTGGGGACCCAAACAATCTGCATATATGGGGTATGTTGCTGTTGCCACTGATGAAGGAAAGGTTGTTTTAGGCAGGAGAGACATCCTGATATGTTGGAGGGGAACAGCATTGTCCACGGAATGGTTAGAAGATATCAAGTTTTTCCTGACTTCATCTCCAGAGGTTTTTCCTAATAATCATGCCAAGGTACATACCGGTTTTCTAGAAATCTACACTAACAAAAGTGCAAATTCAGTTTACAGTAAAACCAGTGCCAGAGAACAG GTTCTAGCCGTTGTTCGGAGACTTGTGGACAAATACTCAGCATTAAAGGAAGATGTGAGCATAACGGTAGCAGGTCACAGTTCGGGTGCAGCACTTGCAACTCTGAATTCAATGGACATAGTTTTCAATGGATATAACAAGTCAACTGGGTCTACTTCCGTCGTATATCCGGTCACTGCTTTTGCTTATGCTTCCCCTCGCGTTGGAGACAAAACATTTCTGGAATTGTTCAATTCTCTCCCTAATCTTCATCTGTTGCGCATTATAAATGCTAAGGATATGGTTCCTAATTTTCCTCTCGCCATTAATTATAGAGAAGTTGGTGTAAAGCTTTACATTAACACCCATCATTCCGCAGATATAAAAGGACACGACCGCCTACAGTCACATGATCTCAACCTTCATTTATATGGAATTGCTGCTTACCAAGGAGAAGAAAAGGAGTTCAAGTTGGGCTTTGATTTCGATGTTGCACTGGTCAACAAGAATGGCGATCTCTTGAAAGATTTTTACAAAGTGCCTCCTATTTGGTGGAACCAAGTTATCAACAAGGGTTTGGTTCAGATGGAGAATGGATTTTGGAAGATAAATAACTACgtttctcctcctcctctccttcttaattaa